In Deinococcus puniceus, one genomic interval encodes:
- a CDS encoding branched-chain amino acid ABC transporter permease, with product MSTFLQQLFNALALGGVYALVALGLTLVYGVMRVPNFAHGGLYMLGAYLSYAVLTGLGWGYVPALIISALGVALLAAFMERVIFYPMRNAPHVHSMIAALGMLFFLEAAVQLVWGPDFKQITEPVPGIVNVGSVIITWQRLLVIGASVLTMIGLNYFLKRTLTGATIEAMSQNREGARLVGVNTNRVGMLTFAISGALAAAAATLIAPIISVSPSMGEVMNLKVFAIIILGGMGSVPGAIVGAFLLALAEVFGGYYISLDFSDVIGFAMLVLVLALRPQGLFKRGN from the coding sequence TTGTCTACATTCTTGCAACAACTGTTCAATGCGCTGGCGCTGGGCGGCGTGTACGCGCTGGTGGCGCTCGGCCTCACGCTGGTCTACGGCGTGATGCGCGTGCCCAATTTCGCTCACGGCGGGCTGTACATGCTGGGCGCGTACCTCAGTTACGCCGTCCTGACGGGGCTGGGCTGGGGCTACGTGCCCGCGCTGATCATTTCGGCGCTGGGGGTGGCACTCTTGGCCGCCTTCATGGAGCGCGTGATCTTTTATCCGATGAGAAACGCGCCGCACGTGCATTCCATGATTGCCGCGCTGGGCATGTTGTTCTTCCTAGAAGCCGCCGTGCAGTTGGTGTGGGGGCCGGATTTCAAGCAGATTACCGAGCCGGTGCCGGGCATCGTGAACGTGGGCAGCGTCATCATCACTTGGCAGCGTCTGCTGGTCATCGGCGCGTCGGTGCTGACCATGATCGGCCTGAACTACTTCCTGAAACGCACGCTGACCGGAGCCACCATCGAGGCCATGAGCCAAAACCGCGAGGGTGCGCGGCTGGTGGGCGTGAATACCAACCGCGTCGGCATGCTCACCTTCGCCATTTCGGGGGCGTTGGCGGCGGCGGCGGCCACCCTGATCGCGCCTATCATTTCGGTATCTCCCAGCATGGGCGAGGTCATGAACCTGAAAGTCTTCGCCATCATCATTCTGGGCGGCATGGGCAGCGTACCGGGGGCCATCGTGGGGGCGTTCCTGCTGGCGCTAGCCGAAGTCTTCGGCGGCTACTACATCAGCCTCGATTTCTCCGATGTGATCGGGTTCGCCATGCTGGTACTCGTGCTGGCGCTGAGGCCGCAGGGTCTGTTTAAGAGGGGAAATTGA
- a CDS encoding ABC transporter substrate-binding protein, giving the protein MKQLSGNSSRRRLGLKLASLAVALLGASALGQKVVSIGFSAPLSGGAAFYGKDVQSGIEMAINEMNKAGGITVKGEKVTFKLVSLDDRYLPNETATNVRRLTSQGIDFIFVPHAGGILTVQPLAVRDPEFLLVAYSSEPAILEAKNAMTFMLPPRYDNYLQPFVSTQMKAFGKKLGMIGTTSAYGKQWGEAIMGEWKKQGGTVGTNNGVDYNTTVDYSSAVTKALADKPDVLFIGGPSQPTALVVKAAREQGFKGGFIVMDQAKFEQMDTIVPRSYLDGSVGVMPTKEFPGTQVFVNQYQRAYKKIPTSEAGLNYMGMNVLAKAMELAGTTEDPKAVRAQLNAAAKALPLGKTVYKLLGVTAGGHVDAEFIIASVKDGKYTKLRVTKVYK; this is encoded by the coding sequence ATGAAGCAACTTTCAGGCAACAGCAGTCGTCGGCGTCTCGGCCTCAAACTCGCTTCCCTCGCCGTGGCCCTCCTCGGCGCGTCGGCCCTCGGCCAGAAAGTGGTCAGCATCGGCTTCAGCGCTCCCCTCTCCGGCGGCGCGGCGTTTTACGGCAAAGACGTGCAGTCGGGCATCGAAATGGCCATCAACGAAATGAACAAGGCGGGCGGCATCACCGTGAAGGGCGAGAAAGTGACCTTCAAGCTCGTGAGCCTCGATGACCGCTACCTGCCCAACGAAACGGCCACCAACGTGCGCCGCCTCACCTCTCAGGGCATCGACTTTATTTTCGTGCCGCACGCCGGGGGCATTCTGACGGTGCAGCCGCTGGCCGTGCGTGACCCCGAATTCCTGCTGGTGGCCTACTCCAGCGAACCCGCCATTCTGGAAGCCAAGAACGCCATGACGTTCATGCTGCCTCCCCGCTACGACAACTACCTCCAGCCTTTCGTGTCCACCCAGATGAAGGCCTTCGGCAAGAAGCTGGGCATGATCGGCACCACCAGCGCCTACGGCAAGCAGTGGGGCGAAGCGATTATGGGCGAGTGGAAAAAGCAGGGCGGAACGGTGGGCACCAACAACGGCGTGGATTACAACACCACCGTGGATTACTCCTCCGCCGTGACCAAGGCGCTGGCCGACAAGCCCGACGTGCTGTTTATCGGCGGCCCCAGCCAGCCCACCGCGCTGGTGGTCAAGGCAGCCCGCGAGCAGGGCTTCAAGGGCGGCTTCATCGTCATGGATCAGGCCAAGTTCGAGCAGATGGACACCATCGTGCCCCGCTCCTACCTTGACGGCTCTGTGGGCGTGATGCCCACCAAGGAATTCCCCGGCACACAGGTCTTCGTGAACCAGTACCAGCGGGCCTACAAAAAGATTCCTACCAGCGAAGCGGGCCTGAATTACATGGGCATGAACGTGCTGGCCAAGGCCATGGAACTGGCCGGAACCACCGAAGACCCCAAAGCCGTGCGTGCCCAGCTGAACGCGGCGGCCAAGGCCCTGCCCCTCGGCAAAACCGTGTACAAGCTGCTGGGCGTCACAGCGGGCGGCCACGTAGACGCCGAGTTCATCATCGCCAGCGTGAAAGACGGCAAATACACCAAGCTGCGCGTGACCAAGGTCTACAAGTAA
- a CDS encoding acyl-CoA thioesterase, which produces MNDQPAPIAPAPRSRARMLELVFPKDSNYHGTAFGGFVLSLMDKAASVAAVRHSRGSVVTARMDGVDFHVPIRVGDAVALDARVVRVGRTSMTIRVDVYRETMASGEVQLATTGHFVFVALDEQGKPRPVPALHDGADLAQNDPDFEERP; this is translated from the coding sequence ATGAACGATCAGCCCGCTCCGATTGCCCCCGCCCCGCGCAGCCGCGCCCGCATGCTGGAACTGGTGTTTCCCAAAGACAGCAACTACCACGGCACGGCCTTCGGCGGATTCGTGCTGTCTCTGATGGACAAGGCCGCCAGCGTGGCCGCCGTGCGCCATTCCAGAGGCAGTGTGGTCACCGCCCGCATGGACGGCGTGGATTTTCATGTGCCGATCCGGGTGGGCGACGCCGTGGCGCTGGACGCCCGCGTGGTGCGCGTGGGCCGCACGTCCATGACCATCCGGGTGGACGTGTACCGCGAAACGATGGCCAGCGGCGAGGTGCAACTGGCCACCACTGGGCATTTCGTGTTCGTGGCGCTGGACGAACAGGGCAAGCCGCGCCCTGTGCCCGCCTTGCACGACGGCGCAGATTTGGCCCAGAACGATCCCGACTTCGAGGAGCGCCCATGA
- a CDS encoding histidine phosphatase family protein, with amino-acid sequence MTGDALHLTLVRHGATDWNGIGRWQGWTDTPLGTLGESQAEKLAARLSRQTFDTVYSSDLSRAARTAELSLPGAPLHLDVRLREMHFGQYEGVTTGAVTHDSDYADWQRDPWLLPAPGGGESLRVVADRMQDWAEGLEGERVIAFSHGAAIRALLCGLFGWPALPQPGYVLPFPYQLAHTGLTRLSRKGGRWTLVGYNDAAHLEG; translated from the coding sequence ATGACCGGCGACGCCCTGCATCTGACGCTGGTGCGGCACGGGGCCACCGACTGGAACGGCATAGGCCGCTGGCAGGGCTGGACAGATACGCCGCTGGGCACGCTGGGCGAGTCTCAGGCAGAAAAGCTGGCCGCCCGCCTGAGCCGCCAGACCTTCGACACCGTGTACAGCAGCGACCTGAGCCGCGCCGCCCGCACCGCCGAGCTGAGTTTGCCGGGCGCACCCCTGCACCTAGACGTGCGCCTGCGCGAAATGCACTTTGGGCAATACGAGGGCGTGACGACGGGCGCTGTGACCCATGACTCCGACTACGCCGACTGGCAGCGCGACCCTTGGCTGCTCCCTGCACCCGGCGGCGGCGAAAGCCTGCGCGTGGTGGCTGACCGCATGCAGGACTGGGCCGAAGGCTTGGAGGGCGAGCGCGTGATCGCCTTTTCGCACGGGGCCGCCATTCGCGCTCTGCTGTGCGGCTTGTTCGGGTGGCCCGCCCTGCCCCAACCGGGCTACGTACTGCCTTTTCCGTACCAGTTGGCGCACACGGGCCTGACCCGTCTAAGTCGCAAAGGCGGGCGCTGGACGCTGGTGGGCTACAACGACGCCGCGCATTTGGAGGGATGA
- a CDS encoding HD domain-containing protein yields MESEPLLGPLLVQDSRLPAVWEWVQDSMTFDAAHDTAHLARVARWTLRCAPALAPGLAVAAALTHDVVNLPKNHPQRAQASTLAADAVRAELPSLGFDRAEAEAVAAAVRDHSYSRGATPETLLGAALQDADRLDALGALGILRAAAAGGSMGRALLHATDPFCTARTPDDAAYTVDHFFTKLLRLETTFQTAVGKAEAARRTAVMRAFLANLGEEVGAEFLG; encoded by the coding sequence TTGGAATCAGAACCTTTGCTGGGGCCGCTGCTGGTGCAAGATTCCCGCCTGCCCGCCGTGTGGGAGTGGGTGCAGGACAGCATGACCTTCGATGCCGCCCACGACACCGCCCACCTCGCACGGGTGGCCCGCTGGACGCTGCGCTGCGCCCCAGCCTTGGCCCCCGGCCTTGCGGTGGCCGCCGCCCTCACGCACGATGTCGTCAACCTGCCCAAAAACCATCCCCAGCGGGCACAGGCCAGCACCTTAGCCGCCGATGCGGTGCGGGCCGAACTGCCCAGCCTCGGTTTTGATAGGGCGGAAGCCGAAGCGGTGGCCGCCGCCGTGCGCGATCATTCCTATTCTCGCGGGGCCACACCGGAGACGCTGCTGGGGGCCGCCCTGCAAGACGCAGACCGCCTAGACGCGCTGGGCGCACTGGGCATTTTGCGGGCCGCAGCGGCAGGCGGCAGCATGGGCCGCGCTCTCCTGCACGCCACCGATCCCTTTTGCACCGCCCGCACGCCAGACGACGCCGCCTACACCGTAGATCACTTTTTTACCAAGCTGCTCAGGTTGGAAACGACTTTTCAGACCGCTGTGGGCAAGGCAGAAGCGGCGCGGCGCACAGCGGTCATGCGGGCATTCTTGGCGAATTTGGGGGAAGAAGTGGGGGCAGAGTTTTTGGGGTAA
- a CDS encoding DinB family protein, with protein sequence MTASPHPDQLADQLADQYPIGPIPTLPGHDRATLEAVAARMLGAAQAWRTLLSGLTEADLGQRYRPGSWTVHQLAHHAADAHLHGLVRLSYGLAEQPYTIQPMNEQAWLALPTTAAPVQDALTLLDGLNLRWTALLLGTDPGALDVQIIHPQEGQQTLWRLIAKHDWHLRHHLAHAQLALGLEVAR encoded by the coding sequence ATGACAGCCTCGCCGCACCCAGATCAGTTGGCAGACCAATTGGCAGATCAGTACCCCATCGGGCCGATTCCTACCCTGCCGGGCCATGACCGGGCCACGCTGGAGGCAGTGGCGGCACGGATGCTGGGGGCGGCTCAGGCATGGCGCACGTTGCTGTCTGGCCTGACCGAAGCCGACTTGGGCCAACGCTACCGCCCCGGCAGTTGGACGGTGCACCAACTGGCCCACCACGCCGCCGACGCCCATCTGCACGGGCTGGTGCGCCTCAGCTACGGGTTGGCCGAGCAGCCCTACACCATCCAGCCCATGAATGAGCAGGCTTGGCTGGCCCTGCCCACGACTGCCGCGCCCGTGCAGGACGCCCTGACGCTGCTAGACGGCCTGAATCTGCGCTGGACTGCCTTGCTGCTGGGCACCGATCCGGGCGCTTTGGATGTGCAGATTATTCACCCGCAAGAAGGGCAGCAAACCCTCTGGCGCTTGATTGCCAAGCACGACTGGCACCTTCGCCATCACCTTGCACACGCCCAACTGGCGCTGGGGTTGGAGGTGGCCCGATGA
- a CDS encoding PadR family transcriptional regulator produces MNTRERLRLLILAVLERQPEHGYAIAQAIHARSEGLLTAREGTLYPALHALEGEGLIVSEEREVGGRLRREYRLTEAGLGALARTRTDWQAQIRAVQAVLGLPQQEAQS; encoded by the coding sequence ATGAACACCCGCGAGCGGTTGCGCCTGCTGATTCTGGCGGTGCTGGAGCGTCAGCCCGAACACGGCTACGCCATCGCGCAGGCCATTCACGCCCGCAGTGAGGGACTCTTGACGGCCCGCGAAGGCACGCTGTATCCGGCCCTGCACGCGCTGGAAGGTGAGGGGCTGATTGTGAGCGAGGAGCGCGAGGTGGGCGGACGCCTGCGCCGCGAGTACCGTCTGACCGAAGCGGGGCTGGGGGCACTGGCCCGCACGCGCACCGACTGGCAAGCACAAATCCGGGCCGTTCAGGCCGTGCTGGGCTTACCGCAGCAGGAGGCACAATCATGA
- a CDS encoding GNAT family N-acetyltransferase produces the protein MSSPLPVTVRRVLDPADPALPAFGRVQDESYYDPDTLMPPQMFPRLVTAERNRVLVAEDEHGQVLGGTVFHLMAGAGFTSFTGVARQAQGRGVGWALHAAKLEEVRAAGLAGIFADSVYAGRQDAEDREAEAKAGSSAVARRAALHAWGLRTVDIPYWQPVGGPNGGPLTDLDLLYQPLDGSDTVPLDLVTQTLQAYWKGWLGQKRAAQEAQALADRADGESLRLLPATETSSYWRERGESHDS, from the coding sequence ATGTCCTCTCCCCTCCCCGTGACCGTGCGCCGCGTGCTTGACCCGGCAGACCCGGCCCTGCCTGCCTTTGGGCGCGTGCAGGACGAGAGTTACTACGATCCCGACACGCTGATGCCGCCGCAGATGTTTCCGCGACTGGTGACAGCAGAGCGAAACCGCGTGCTGGTGGCCGAGGATGAGCACGGGCAAGTGCTGGGCGGCACAGTGTTTCATCTGATGGCGGGGGCTGGGTTCACGTCGTTTACGGGTGTGGCACGGCAGGCACAAGGCCGGGGCGTGGGCTGGGCGCTGCACGCCGCCAAGCTGGAAGAAGTGCGGGCGGCAGGCTTGGCGGGCATCTTTGCCGACAGCGTATATGCGGGGCGGCAGGATGCAGAAGACCGGGAGGCCGAGGCAAAAGCTGGCAGCAGCGCCGTTGCCCGCCGCGCCGCGCTGCACGCTTGGGGCCTGCGTACCGTAGACATTCCGTATTGGCAACCTGTAGGCGGCCCGAACGGTGGCCCACTCACCGACTTGGATTTGCTGTATCAGCCGCTAGATGGCTCGGACACCGTGCCGCTGGACTTGGTAACACAGACCTTGCAAGCCTACTGGAAGGGCTGGCTGGGCCAAAAACGCGCCGCACAGGAAGCCCAAGCGTTGGCAGACCGGGCGGACGGGGAGAGCTTGCGCCTGTTGCCCGCCACGGAAACGTCGTCGTATTGGCGGGAACGCGGGGAGAGTCATGACAGCTAG
- a CDS encoding S1C family serine protease: MTSQNARVRPLALALSAALVGGSVLFSESMALQAVPKFAQATPAQATPAQASPAQNATPAERRAANTPAPLTTTEKAALNALFTKSRAATLRIEQCPPNNCADSDGVGTAFLISADGLALTAYHVVFQAKNLSAQTLDKKRYGVEVIGYDDQFDLALLRVNVPKGTPFLPLAAARPAVGDSVLAIGNGGGAFLTAKTGRLTALDAAAGRADFPAGTLELNAQLIPGDSGGPILNAKGEATGVVSYISVQGQGGLRRIQSYAVPVTTTDARVAALKRGEKRDAPIIGIGIGGTLAALTDLSESDFAEANRVLELDLGNTPGAFFTSVSAGSPAAKAGLQPLQYNDEGKRVRGDIVTAVNGKRIVNFLEFQFAVRSYAPGDTVTLSVLRAGKPIEVKLVLTGRSTVAAN, translated from the coding sequence ATGACCTCTCAGAACGCACGCGTCCGTCCTCTAGCTTTGGCCCTCTCTGCCGCGCTGGTTGGCGGCTCTGTGCTGTTCTCCGAGAGTATGGCGCTTCAGGCCGTGCCGAAGTTTGCCCAAGCGACTCCAGCTCAGGCGACTCCGGCTCAGGCCAGCCCCGCGCAAAACGCCACCCCTGCCGAACGCCGGGCCGCCAACACGCCCGCCCCCCTGACCACCACCGAAAAAGCGGCCCTGAACGCCCTGTTCACCAAGAGCCGCGCCGCCACCCTGCGGATAGAGCAGTGCCCGCCCAACAACTGCGCCGATTCGGACGGTGTGGGTACGGCCTTCCTGATCAGTGCCGATGGCTTGGCGCTCACCGCCTACCACGTGGTGTTTCAGGCCAAGAACCTGAGCGCCCAGACGTTAGACAAAAAGCGCTACGGCGTAGAAGTGATCGGGTACGACGATCAGTTCGATCTGGCCCTGTTGCGCGTGAATGTGCCCAAGGGCACGCCCTTTTTGCCGCTGGCCGCCGCTCGTCCGGCGGTAGGAGATTCGGTGCTGGCCATCGGCAACGGCGGGGGAGCGTTCCTGACCGCCAAAACGGGCCGCCTGACGGCGCTGGACGCCGCGGCAGGCCGCGCAGACTTTCCGGCGGGCACGCTGGAACTGAACGCCCAACTGATTCCCGGCGACAGCGGCGGCCCCATTCTGAACGCCAAGGGAGAGGCGACGGGTGTGGTCAGCTATATCAGCGTGCAGGGACAGGGCGGCCTGCGCCGGATTCAGTCTTACGCCGTGCCCGTGACCACCACCGACGCCCGCGTGGCGGCCCTGAAGCGCGGCGAGAAGCGTGACGCCCCGATCATCGGTATCGGTATCGGCGGCACGCTGGCGGCCCTGACCGATCTCAGCGAGAGCGACTTTGCCGAGGCCAACCGCGTGCTGGAACTGGATTTGGGCAACACGCCCGGCGCGTTCTTTACCAGCGTCTCGGCGGGCAGTCCGGCAGCCAAAGCGGGGCTGCAACCTCTCCAGTACAACGATGAAGGCAAGCGTGTACGCGGCGACATCGTGACCGCCGTGAACGGCAAACGCATCGTCAATTTCTTGGAATTTCAGTTCGCAGTGCGCTCGTATGCCCCCGGCGATACGGTCACGCTGAGCGTGCTGCGGGCGGGCAAACCCATTGAAGTGAAGCTGGTACTGACAGGCCGCAGCACGGTGGCCGCGAACTGA
- a CDS encoding gamma-glutamylcyclotransferase family protein — MTVPTPELLTTVFVYGTLMPGERNAGVAARGGTFKAQPATLRGYRLLHLTPEAYPAVIPGGPETFVLGHALTYAPADWHAALPFLDALEGTEETPPLYTRERVELEVQGGQPLPAWVYLYARSDRLEQPGADAIASGDWREAPDRMRPRPSDR; from the coding sequence ATGACTGTTCCCACGCCCGAACTGCTGACCACCGTTTTCGTGTACGGCACCCTGATGCCCGGTGAACGCAACGCGGGAGTCGCGGCGCGGGGCGGCACATTCAAGGCCCAGCCCGCCACCTTGCGCGGTTACCGACTGCTGCACCTGACGCCGGAAGCCTACCCCGCCGTCATTCCCGGCGGCCCCGAAACCTTCGTGTTGGGGCACGCCCTGACCTACGCCCCCGCCGACTGGCACGCCGCCCTGCCCTTTTTGGACGCGCTGGAGGGCACCGAAGAAACGCCGCCGCTGTACACCCGCGAACGTGTGGAACTGGAGGTGCAAGGCGGCCAACCCTTACCCGCGTGGGTGTATCTGTACGCCCGCTCAGACCGCCTAGAGCAGCCCGGAGCCGACGCCATTGCCAGCGGCGACTGGCGAGAAGCCCCTGACCGGATGCGCCCCCGGCCCAGCGACAGGTAA